A window from Pseudomonas moraviensis encodes these proteins:
- a CDS encoding class I SAM-dependent methyltransferase → MIESPAACRIHVQALAPTFQAQAEHWAERLGLPLGEADGEFALQVGEQGLQLQQLGPDAPGPVRVDFVEGGAAHRRLYGGGSGQMIAKAVGIAQGVRPRVLDATAGLGKDAFVLASLGCEMSLIERQPLIGALLEDGLARAAEDFDVAPIVARMKLLKGNSIEVMRHWEGEPPQVIYLDPMFPHREKTALVKKEMRLFRPLVGDDPDAPALLEAALALATHRVVVKRPRKAPCIEGPKPSHALDGKSSRYDIYPKKALKP, encoded by the coding sequence ATGATCGAGTCACCCGCGGCCTGCCGCATCCATGTCCAGGCCCTCGCCCCGACGTTTCAAGCACAAGCCGAGCACTGGGCCGAACGTCTCGGCTTGCCGCTCGGCGAGGCGGACGGCGAGTTCGCCTTGCAGGTCGGCGAGCAGGGGTTGCAATTGCAGCAGCTTGGCCCGGACGCCCCGGGCCCGGTGCGGGTCGACTTTGTCGAAGGCGGCGCGGCGCACCGGCGTTTGTATGGCGGCGGCAGCGGGCAGATGATCGCCAAAGCTGTCGGCATCGCCCAAGGCGTGCGCCCGCGTGTGCTCGATGCCACCGCGGGGCTGGGCAAGGATGCATTTGTACTGGCCAGTCTGGGTTGTGAAATGAGCCTGATCGAGCGTCAGCCGTTGATCGGCGCGCTGCTCGAGGATGGGCTGGCGCGGGCGGCGGAAGATTTCGACGTGGCGCCGATCGTCGCGCGGATGAAATTGCTCAAGGGCAACTCCATCGAGGTCATGCGGCATTGGGAAGGGGAGCCGCCACAGGTGATCTATCTCGATCCGATGTTCCCGCATCGCGAGAAAACCGCGTTGGTGAAAAAGGAAATGCGCCTGTTTCGCCCGCTGGTGGGCGATGATCCGGATGCACCGGCCCTGCTTGAAGCCGCGCTGGCCCTGGCCACGCACCGGGTAGTCGTCAAACGCCCGCGCAAGGCACCGTGCATCGAAGGGCCGAAACCGAGCCATGCGCTGGATGGCAAATCGAGCCGGTATGACATTTATCCGAAGAAAGCGCTGAAGCCCTGA
- a CDS encoding TetR/AcrR family transcriptional regulator — translation MSNNLSAPNGPGRPKDLAKRQAILDAAKTLFLCHGYANTSMDAVASEAGVSKLTVYSHFNDKETLFSAAVVAKCEEQLPPLFFELPENIPVENVLLNIARGFHQLINSDESVNLHRLIMALGSQDPKLSLIFFEAGPERVVNGMEGLLAKIHASGALSIDQPRNAAEHFFCLIKGAGNFRLLYGCGEPLTGEAAERHVREVVGLFMRAYKP, via the coding sequence ATGTCGAACAATCTTTCAGCTCCAAACGGCCCGGGCCGCCCCAAGGATCTGGCCAAGCGCCAGGCGATCCTCGACGCGGCGAAAACCCTGTTTCTCTGTCATGGCTACGCCAATACCAGCATGGACGCGGTGGCCAGCGAGGCCGGCGTGTCGAAGCTGACGGTCTACAGCCATTTCAACGACAAGGAGACGCTGTTTTCCGCCGCCGTCGTCGCGAAATGCGAGGAACAACTGCCGCCGCTGTTCTTCGAGTTGCCGGAAAACATCCCGGTGGAAAATGTGTTGCTGAACATTGCCCGAGGCTTCCACCAACTGATCAACAGCGATGAATCAGTCAACCTGCACCGCTTGATCATGGCGCTGGGCAGCCAGGACCCGAAACTGTCGCTGATCTTCTTCGAGGCCGGCCCCGAACGTGTGGTCAACGGCATGGAAGGTTTGCTGGCGAAGATCCATGCGAGCGGCGCGCTGAGCATCGACCAGCCACGCAATGCCGCTGAGCATTTCTTCTGCCTGATCAAAGGCGCGGGAAATTTCCGTTTGCTTTATGGCTGCGGCGAGCCGCTGACGGGTGAGGCGGCGGAGCGCCACGTAAGGGAGGTGGTGGGGTTGTTTATGAGGGCGTACAAACCCTGA
- a CDS encoding efflux RND transporter periplasmic adaptor subunit translates to MFRHALSFAVPVSLAFLLSACGQEEVTQVTVRPAMVVQPEPSAQAMESYPGEVRARYEPDLAFRIGGKVSRRLVDEGQRVKADQPLAELDPQDVRLQLEATRAQVAAAEANLNLVRAERDRYKTLMERQMVSRSAYDNAENLYRSGEARLKQIKAEFNVSTNQASYAVLRAPQDGVVAKRSVEVGQVVAAGQTVFTLATDGEREVLISLPEQSFGRFMVGQPVTVELWAQQNQRFAGQIRELSPSADPRSRTFAARISFTSGKVPAQLGQSARVFVQAADSVSLSIPLSALTAENGATYVWVVNGNNTLKKTPVRVGPFGEKSVAVLEGLSASDWVVAAGVHVLLDGQQVRPVDRSNRVVNLANKE, encoded by the coding sequence ATGTTCCGCCATGCGTTGTCCTTTGCCGTGCCAGTCAGTCTGGCGTTCCTGTTATCGGCGTGCGGTCAGGAAGAGGTGACGCAAGTCACCGTGCGACCGGCCATGGTGGTGCAACCCGAGCCTTCGGCGCAGGCGATGGAAAGTTATCCGGGCGAGGTTCGCGCCCGTTACGAGCCTGATCTGGCGTTCCGCATCGGCGGCAAAGTCAGCCGACGACTGGTCGACGAAGGTCAGCGGGTCAAGGCCGATCAGCCCTTGGCCGAACTCGATCCGCAAGACGTACGATTGCAACTGGAGGCCACCCGCGCGCAGGTCGCCGCCGCCGAGGCCAATCTGAACCTGGTGCGCGCCGAGCGCGATCGCTACAAAACCCTGATGGAGCGGCAGATGGTCAGCCGCTCGGCCTACGACAACGCGGAAAATCTATACCGCTCCGGCGAAGCCCGCCTTAAACAAATCAAAGCCGAATTCAACGTATCGACCAACCAGGCCAGTTACGCGGTGCTGCGTGCGCCACAGGACGGTGTGGTGGCCAAGCGTTCGGTGGAAGTCGGCCAAGTGGTCGCCGCCGGGCAAACCGTGTTCACCCTCGCCACTGACGGTGAGCGCGAAGTCCTGATCAGCCTGCCGGAGCAAAGCTTCGGCCGCTTCATGGTCGGTCAGCCAGTGACCGTGGAATTATGGGCGCAGCAGAATCAACGCTTCGCCGGGCAGATCCGCGAGCTGTCGCCATCCGCCGACCCGCGCTCACGCACCTTTGCCGCGCGTATCTCCTTCACCAGCGGCAAAGTCCCGGCGCAATTGGGGCAGAGCGCCCGGGTGTTCGTGCAAGCGGCCGACAGTGTTTCGCTGTCCATTCCGCTTTCGGCGCTGACCGCTGAGAACGGCGCGACCTACGTCTGGGTGGTCAACGGCAACAACACGTTGAAGAAAACCCCGGTGCGGGTCGGCCCGTTCGGCGAGAAAAGCGTGGCAGTCCTCGAAGGCCTGAGCGCCAGCGACTGGGTGGTGGCCGCCGGCGTCCATGTGTTGCTCGATGGTCAGCAGGTGCGACCGGTGGATCGCTCCAACCGTGTGGTCAATCTGGCGAACAAGGAGTAA
- a CDS encoding efflux RND transporter permease subunit — translation MRFNLSEWALRNRQIVLFLMLLLAVVGALSYTKLGQSEDPPFTFKAMVIQTRWPGATAQEVSRQVTERIEKKLMETGEYERIMSFSRPGESQVTFIARDSMHSKQIPDLWYQLRKKVGDIRQTLPPGIQGPFFNDEFGTTFGNIYALTGDGFDYAVLKDYADRIQIQLQRVKDVGKVELLGLQDEKIWVELSNVKLATLGLPLAAVQQALEEQNAVSTAGFFETGSERLQLRVSGNFQTVDEIKNFPIRVADRTFRISDIADVRRGFSDPPAPRMRFMGDDAIGLAVAMKDGGDILVLGKALEGEFSRIQKNLPAGMQLRKVSDQPAAVKTGVGEFVQVLVEALAIVLLVSFFSLGVRTGMVVALTIPLVLAMTFACMYYLGIGLHKISLGALVLALGLLVDDAIIAVEMMAIKMEQGFDRIRAASYAWTSTAFPMLTGTLITAAGFLPIATAQSGTGEYTRSIFQVVTIALLASWVAAVMFVPYLGEKLLPDLAKIHAAKHGTGDGQPDPYATPFYQRVRRLVEWCVAHRKTVIVLTVGLFIASVMLFRFVPQQFFPASNRLELMVDLKLAEGVSLANTTSEVKRLEALLKEHAGIENYVAYVGTGSPRFYLPLDQQLPAASFAQFVVLAKTIEEREALRNWLIETLNEQFPALRSRVTRLENGPPVGYPVQFRVTGEHIEEVRALARKVAAKVRENPHVVNVHLDWEEPSKVVYLNIDQDRARALGVSTANLAKFLQSSLVGSTVSQYREDNELIEILLRGTVHERTELSLLPSLAVPTDNGRSVALSQIATLEYGFEEGIIWHRNRLPNVTVRADIYGKEQPATLVKQIMPTLDPIRAELPDGYLLDVGGTVEDSERGQKSVNAGVPMFIVVVLTLLMVQLRSFSRTAMVFLTAPLGLIGVTLFLMVFRQPFGFVAMLGTIALSGMIMRNSVILVDQIEQDIAAGLRPWQAIIEATVRRFRPIVLTALAAVLAMIPLSRSVFFGPMAVAIMGGLIVATALTLLFLPALYAAWFRVRKDSV, via the coding sequence ATGCGCTTCAACCTCTCCGAATGGGCGTTGCGTAATCGCCAGATCGTATTGTTCCTGATGCTTTTGCTCGCCGTTGTCGGCGCGCTGTCCTACACCAAACTCGGCCAGAGCGAAGACCCGCCGTTCACCTTCAAGGCGATGGTCATCCAGACCCGCTGGCCCGGTGCGACCGCGCAGGAAGTCTCGCGCCAGGTCACCGAACGCATCGAAAAGAAGCTGATGGAAACCGGCGAGTACGAACGCATCATGTCGTTCTCCCGCCCCGGCGAATCCCAGGTCACTTTCATTGCCCGCGATTCGATGCACTCCAAGCAAATCCCCGACCTCTGGTACCAGTTGCGCAAAAAGGTCGGCGACATCCGCCAGACCTTGCCGCCGGGAATCCAGGGGCCGTTTTTCAACGATGAGTTCGGCACCACCTTCGGCAATATCTACGCGCTGACTGGCGACGGTTTCGATTACGCCGTGCTCAAGGATTACGCCGACCGCATCCAGATTCAGCTGCAACGGGTCAAGGACGTCGGCAAGGTCGAACTGCTCGGCCTGCAGGACGAGAAGATCTGGGTCGAGCTGTCCAACGTCAAACTCGCCACCCTCGGCTTGCCGCTGGCAGCGGTGCAGCAGGCACTGGAGGAGCAGAACGCGGTCTCCACGGCGGGGTTCTTCGAAACCGGCAGCGAGCGCTTGCAGCTACGCGTTTCAGGGAATTTTCAGACAGTCGATGAGATAAAGAACTTTCCGATCCGCGTCGCCGATCGTACGTTCCGCATCTCCGATATCGCCGATGTGCGTCGCGGTTTCAGCGACCCCCCGGCGCCGCGCATGCGTTTCATGGGCGACGATGCGATCGGTCTGGCCGTGGCGATGAAGGATGGCGGCGACATTCTGGTGCTCGGCAAGGCGCTCGAAGGCGAGTTCTCGCGGATCCAGAAAAATCTCCCGGCCGGGATGCAGCTGCGCAAGGTCTCTGATCAGCCGGCCGCAGTGAAAACCGGGGTCGGCGAGTTCGTTCAGGTGTTGGTCGAAGCGCTGGCAATCGTCCTGCTGGTGAGTTTCTTCTCTCTCGGCGTGCGCACTGGCATGGTCGTCGCGTTGACCATTCCGCTGGTGCTGGCGATGACCTTCGCCTGCATGTACTACCTCGGGATCGGCCTGCACAAGATCTCCCTCGGTGCACTGGTACTGGCGCTGGGGCTGCTGGTGGACGACGCGATCATCGCCGTGGAAATGATGGCGATCAAAATGGAGCAGGGTTTCGATCGCATTCGCGCGGCAAGTTATGCCTGGACCAGTACGGCGTTTCCGATGCTCACCGGCACGTTGATCACCGCCGCCGGCTTCCTGCCGATTGCCACCGCGCAGTCCGGAACCGGCGAATATACCCGCTCGATTTTCCAAGTGGTGACCATTGCCTTGCTGGCCTCATGGGTTGCGGCGGTAATGTTCGTGCCGTATCTGGGGGAAAAACTCCTGCCGGATCTGGCGAAAATTCATGCGGCAAAACACGGCACTGGCGATGGTCAGCCGGACCCGTACGCGACGCCGTTTTATCAGCGCGTGCGGCGGCTGGTGGAGTGGTGCGTGGCGCATCGCAAGACGGTGATCGTGCTCACCGTGGGCCTGTTCATCGCCTCGGTGATGCTGTTCCGTTTCGTCCCGCAGCAGTTCTTCCCGGCTTCGAACCGGCTGGAGTTGATGGTTGATCTGAAACTCGCCGAAGGCGTTTCGCTGGCCAACACCACCAGTGAAGTCAAACGCCTCGAGGCGCTGCTCAAGGAGCACGCCGGTATCGAGAATTATGTGGCCTATGTCGGCACTGGTTCGCCGCGTTTCTACCTGCCGCTGGATCAGCAATTGCCGGCGGCGAGTTTTGCCCAGTTTGTGGTGTTGGCGAAAACCATCGAAGAGCGTGAAGCGCTGCGCAACTGGTTGATCGAAACCCTCAACGAACAATTCCCGGCCCTGCGTTCGCGGGTTACTCGTTTGGAAAACGGTCCGCCGGTTGGCTATCCGGTGCAGTTCCGCGTCACCGGCGAACACATTGAAGAGGTCCGAGCGCTGGCGCGCAAAGTGGCGGCCAAGGTTCGCGAGAACCCGCATGTGGTCAATGTGCATCTGGACTGGGAAGAGCCGAGCAAAGTCGTCTACCTGAACATCGACCAGGACCGCGCCCGCGCACTTGGCGTGAGCACCGCCAATCTGGCGAAATTCCTCCAGAGTTCGCTGGTCGGCTCAACGGTCAGCCAGTATCGCGAAGATAACGAATTGATCGAGATTCTGCTGCGCGGCACCGTGCATGAACGCACTGAGTTGTCGTTATTGCCGAGCCTCGCGGTGCCGACCGATAACGGCCGCAGTGTAGCGCTGTCGCAGATTGCCACGCTGGAATATGGCTTCGAGGAAGGCATCATCTGGCACCGCAACCGCCTGCCGAACGTGACCGTGCGTGCCGATATTTATGGCAAGGAGCAACCGGCGACGCTGGTCAAACAGATCATGCCGACGCTTGACCCGATTCGCGCCGAATTGCCCGATGGTTATCTGCTGGATGTCGGCGGCACGGTGGAGGATTCCGAGCGCGGGCAGAAGTCGGTGAATGCCGGGGTGCCGATGTTTATTGTCGTGGTACTGACCTTGCTGATGGTGCAACTGCGCAGTTTCTCGCGTACGGCGATGGTGTTTCTCACCGCACCTCTGGGGTTGATCGGGGTGACGCTGTTTCTGATGGTGTTCCGGCAGCCGTTCGGGTTTGTGGCGATGTTGGGGACGATCGCGCTGTCCGGGATGATCATGCGCAACTCGGTGATTCTGGTGGATCAGATCGAGCAGGATATTGCTGCCGGGCTCAGGCCTTGGCAGGCGATCATCGAGGCGACGGTGCGGCGCTTTCGGCCGATTGTGTTGACGGCGCTGGCGGCGGTGCTGGCGATGATTCCGTTGTCGCGCAGTGTGTTTTTCGGGCCGATGGCGGTGGCGATCATGGGTGGGTTGATTGTGGCTACGGCGCTGACTTTGTTGTTTTTGCCGGCGTTGTATGCGGCCTGGTTCAGGGTTCGCAAAGACTCCGTTTGA
- a CDS encoding Fic family protein, with protein MKKPPTLSGGTDPVFDLLARSPHKQRLADYLALLKPLDDQGRYLPFEALRYRWPAGLDANLCWALVKKARAAQYIRLLPLGEPVQWGKYVPTPLAQKTLAVVDRHASTAALDYMTSQIGERVHFSCLLNDLIEDEAIASSQLEGAATTTRVAKDMLKHQRQPRTPDERMVMGNYRMMNFAWEKRYEPLSIELIAEIHRVGVEGIDDEQYSPGLFRTNDEVVVQDGSGNTVHRPPPAVGLVSRLARLSGWINQPDASILEKNYLHPLIKAITLHFAMGYEHPFRDGNGRVARALFYWFMFKHEFAGFRYITISLLLRNAPVKYGRSYLHTEADELDLTYFIEFQCSVILRAVVGFTDIYRKSVADTEDFDRWLISSGVFEQLTQQQRALYQVAKSGEAKEFTASNVAENFSCTGSEAKSMLEGLEQLQIFARRQMGREAVYFLCGPVEEKRHGVESLRPA; from the coding sequence ATGAAGAAGCCACCGACATTAAGCGGCGGAACGGATCCTGTTTTCGACCTGTTGGCCCGCTCGCCCCACAAGCAACGACTTGCGGATTATCTGGCGCTGCTCAAGCCCCTCGATGATCAGGGGCGCTATCTGCCATTCGAGGCGTTGCGCTATCGCTGGCCTGCGGGATTGGACGCCAACCTTTGTTGGGCGTTGGTGAAGAAGGCGCGGGCAGCCCAGTACATCCGTTTGTTGCCGTTGGGCGAGCCGGTGCAGTGGGGCAAATATGTGCCAACGCCGTTGGCGCAGAAAACCTTGGCTGTGGTGGATCGTCACGCCAGTACGGCCGCGCTGGATTACATGACCAGTCAGATCGGCGAACGTGTGCATTTCTCTTGTCTGCTCAATGACTTGATCGAAGACGAAGCCATCGCAAGTAGCCAGTTGGAGGGCGCGGCGACCACGACTCGTGTTGCCAAGGACATGCTCAAGCATCAGCGCCAGCCGCGGACGCCGGATGAGCGCATGGTCATGGGTAATTATCGAATGATGAATTTCGCTTGGGAAAAGCGTTATGAACCTCTGAGCATTGAGCTGATTGCAGAGATCCATCGAGTGGGTGTGGAGGGGATTGATGACGAGCAGTATTCCCCTGGATTGTTCAGAACCAATGATGAGGTGGTTGTTCAGGATGGTTCGGGCAACACCGTGCACCGACCGCCTCCTGCGGTGGGTTTGGTTTCGCGGTTGGCGAGGCTGTCCGGCTGGATCAACCAGCCCGATGCCTCGATCCTGGAAAAAAACTATTTGCATCCACTGATCAAGGCCATCACGCTGCATTTCGCCATGGGTTACGAACATCCCTTTCGCGACGGTAACGGGAGGGTTGCGAGAGCCTTGTTTTACTGGTTCATGTTCAAACATGAGTTCGCGGGCTTTCGCTACATTACGATCAGCCTGTTGCTACGCAATGCACCGGTGAAATACGGGCGCTCCTATCTGCACACCGAGGCGGATGAGCTGGACCTGACCTATTTCATCGAGTTCCAGTGTTCTGTCATTCTGCGAGCCGTGGTCGGCTTTACCGATATTTACCGCAAGAGCGTGGCAGACACCGAGGATTTTGACCGTTGGCTGATCAGCTCTGGCGTATTTGAGCAACTGACGCAACAGCAGCGCGCCCTATATCAGGTGGCTAAAAGCGGGGAAGCGAAGGAATTTACGGCGAGCAACGTCGCGGAAAATTTTTCCTGCACGGGCAGTGAGGCGAAATCGATGTTGGAAGGGTTGGAGCAGTTGCAAATATTCGCCAGAAGACAGATGGGCCGGGAGGCGGTGTATTTTTTGTGCGGGCCCGTAGAAGAAAAAAGACACGGGGTCGAATCACTTCGCCCCGCGTGA
- a CDS encoding DUF4197 domain-containing protein translates to MRRSTLRFAAVCAGLLISANALALSLNDLSQQDATGGLKDALTQGAQIAVKQLGTPGGFSNNPEVKIELPGKLGKAASKMKAFGMGAQVEELETAMNKAAESAVTQAQPILVDAVKKMSVADAKGILSGGNDSATQYLNKSSREQIRAKFLPIVKQATDKVGVAQKYNSFAGQAAAFGVVDAKSANVESYVTEQALNGLFEMIGKQEETIRQNPAAAATSLAKKVFGTL, encoded by the coding sequence ATGCGCCGCTCTACCCTTCGCTTCGCCGCCGTCTGCGCCGGCCTGCTGATCTCTGCCAACGCCCTGGCCCTGTCGCTCAATGACCTGTCGCAGCAAGACGCCACCGGCGGCCTCAAGGACGCCCTGACCCAGGGCGCGCAGATCGCCGTGAAACAACTCGGCACCCCGGGCGGTTTCAGCAACAACCCCGAGGTGAAAATCGAGCTGCCGGGCAAACTCGGCAAAGCCGCGAGCAAGATGAAAGCCTTCGGCATGGGCGCCCAGGTCGAAGAACTGGAAACCGCGATGAACAAAGCCGCCGAATCCGCCGTGACCCAGGCCCAGCCAATCCTCGTCGACGCGGTGAAAAAAATGAGCGTGGCCGACGCCAAAGGCATCCTCAGCGGCGGCAACGATTCGGCGACCCAATACCTGAACAAATCCAGCCGCGAACAGATCCGCGCGAAATTCCTGCCCATCGTCAAACAAGCCACCGACAAGGTCGGCGTCGCGCAGAAGTACAATTCGTTTGCCGGGCAGGCAGCGGCATTCGGCGTAGTTGATGCCAAGAGCGCCAATGTTGAGAGTTACGTCACCGAGCAAGCACTCAATGGCCTGTTCGAGATGATCGGCAAGCAGGAAGAAACGATTCGTCAGAACCCGGCCGCTGCGGCGACGAGTCTGGCGAAGAAGGTGTTTGGTACGTTGTAA
- a CDS encoding YbaY family lipoprotein — MNKLLTLAAATLLSACQSTTPGKSSLDGEVFYLQRIALPPSATLSLSLQDVSLADAPAVVLAQQKGPIEGQVPLPFHLSYDPAQVKPGHRYSVSARIEVNGELMFITTENHAVQLDGNDPQPLKIRVDAVR, encoded by the coding sequence ATGAACAAACTGCTAACCCTCGCCGCCGCCACGCTGCTCAGCGCCTGCCAATCAACCACCCCCGGCAAGTCCAGCCTCGACGGTGAAGTCTTCTACCTGCAACGCATCGCCCTGCCGCCGAGCGCGACCCTGAGCCTCAGTCTGCAAGACGTGTCGCTGGCCGATGCGCCGGCCGTGGTCCTCGCCCAACAAAAAGGCCCAATCGAAGGCCAGGTGCCGCTGCCGTTTCATTTGAGCTACGATCCGGCGCAGGTCAAACCCGGCCACCGTTACTCGGTCAGCGCACGCATCGAGGTCAACGGCGAGCTGATGTTCATCACCACCGAAAACCACGCCGTGCAACTCGACGGCAACGACCCGCAGCCGCTGAAAATCCGCGTCGACGCCGTTCGTTAA
- the plsB gene encoding glycerol-3-phosphate 1-O-acyltransferase PlsB produces MTRSPFRRLVFGTLRRLLYLWVRSETINQSSFTLNLDRSRPVFYVLQNPSLTDLAVVDTECTKAGLPRPVLAVSVGSLIEPAAFFYLTPDPDWLGRQDKRGAPPTLTRLVSALTQNAAEDAQIIPVSVFWGQSPDSENSPWKLLFADSWAVTGRLRRLLSIIVLGRKTRVQFSAPIHLRELIDHNKGHERTVRMAQRILRVHFRNLKAAVIGPDISHRRNLVKGLLNQPLVKQAILDEAERENISPEKAKAQALRYGNEIASDYTYTAIRFLEVVLSWFWNKIYDGIKVNHIEGVQNVAQGHEVIYVPCHRSHIDYLLLSYLLFRNGLTPPHIAAGNNLNMPVIGSLLRRGGAFFMRRTFKGNPLYTSVFNEYLHTLFTKGFPVEYFVEGGRSRTGRMLQPKTGMLAITLRSFLRSSRMPIVFVPVYIGYERVLEGRTYLGELRGASKKKESIFDIFKVIGALKQRFGQVAVNFGEPIKLAEFLDAEQPDWRQQELGPQFKPAWLNETTNRLGEKVARHLNEAAAINPVNLVALALLSTTRLALDDRAMARVLDLYLALLRKVPYSPHTTLPEGDGRALIEHVKDMDLLAEQNDALGKILYLDEQNAVLMTYYRNNVLHIFALPSLLASFFQSTSRMSREQILRYTRALYPYLQSELFIRWSLDELDAVIDQWLEAFVEQGLLRFEKDVYLRPAPSSRHFVLLTLLSKSIAQTLQRFYMTVSLLLNSGQNSISAEELEDLCTVMAQRLSILHGLNAPEFFDKSLFRHFIQTLLDLDVLRRDEAGKLSYHELLGELAEGAAKRVLPAEIRLSIRQVALHRSEDAAEQITALPEA; encoded by the coding sequence ATGACCCGTTCCCCGTTCCGCCGTCTTGTGTTTGGCACCCTGCGCCGCCTGCTGTATCTCTGGGTTCGCTCCGAGACCATCAATCAGTCGTCGTTCACCCTCAACCTCGACCGCAGTCGTCCGGTGTTCTACGTCCTGCAAAACCCTTCGCTGACCGATCTGGCGGTGGTCGACACCGAGTGCACCAAGGCCGGCCTGCCGCGTCCGGTGCTGGCAGTGTCGGTGGGTTCGTTGATCGAGCCGGCGGCGTTTTTCTATCTGACCCCGGACCCGGACTGGCTCGGCCGCCAGGACAAACGCGGTGCGCCGCCGACCCTGACCCGTCTGGTCAGCGCGCTGACGCAGAACGCTGCCGAAGACGCGCAGATCATTCCGGTCAGCGTGTTCTGGGGTCAGTCGCCGGACAGCGAAAACAGCCCGTGGAAACTGTTGTTCGCCGACAGTTGGGCCGTTACCGGACGCCTGCGCCGGCTGCTGAGCATCATCGTCCTCGGGCGTAAGACCCGCGTGCAGTTTTCCGCCCCGATTCATCTGCGCGAACTGATCGATCACAACAAGGGCCACGAACGCACCGTGCGCATGGCCCAGCGCATCCTGCGGGTGCACTTCCGCAACCTGAAAGCCGCAGTGATCGGCCCGGACATTTCCCACCGGCGCAATCTGGTCAAAGGCCTGCTCAACCAGCCGCTGGTCAAACAGGCGATCCTCGACGAAGCCGAGCGCGAAAATATTTCCCCGGAAAAAGCCAAGGCTCAAGCCCTGCGCTATGGCAACGAGATTGCTTCGGACTACACCTACACCGCGATCCGTTTTCTCGAAGTGGTGCTGAGCTGGTTCTGGAACAAGATCTACGACGGCATCAAGGTCAACCACATCGAGGGCGTTCAGAACGTCGCGCAAGGTCACGAAGTGATCTACGTGCCATGCCATCGCAGCCACATCGACTACCTGCTGCTCTCGTATCTGCTGTTCCGCAACGGCCTGACCCCGCCGCACATCGCTGCCGGCAACAACCTCAACATGCCGGTGATCGGCAGCCTGCTGCGCCGTGGCGGCGCGTTTTTCATGCGTCGCACGTTCAAGGGCAACCCGCTGTACACCTCGGTGTTCAACGAATACCTGCACACCCTGTTCACCAAAGGTTTCCCGGTCGAGTATTTCGTCGAGGGCGGCCGCTCGCGCACCGGACGCATGCTGCAACCGAAAACCGGCATGCTCGCGATTACTCTGCGCAGTTTCCTGCGTTCGTCGCGGATGCCGATCGTGTTCGTCCCGGTGTACATCGGTTACGAGCGCGTGCTCGAAGGGCGCACCTATCTGGGCGAGCTGCGCGGGGCGAGCAAGAAGAAAGAGTCGATCTTCGACATCTTCAAAGTGATCGGCGCGCTGAAGCAGCGCTTTGGTCAGGTCGCGGTGAACTTCGGTGAGCCGATCAAACTGGCGGAATTCCTCGACGCCGAGCAACCGGACTGGCGCCAGCAGGAACTCGGCCCGCAGTTCAAACCGGCGTGGCTCAACGAAACCACCAACCGCCTCGGCGAGAAGGTCGCTCGGCACCTGAACGAAGCGGCGGCGATCAACCCGGTCAATCTGGTGGCGCTGGCGCTGCTGTCGACCACGCGTCTGGCCCTGGACGATCGCGCCATGGCACGGGTGCTGGATCTGTATCTGGCGCTGCTGCGCAAAGTCCCGTATTCGCCGCACACCACCTTGCCGGAAGGCGATGGCCGTGCGCTGATCGAGCATGTGAAAGACATGGATCTGCTCGCCGAGCAGAACGATGCGCTGGGCAAGATTCTGTATCTGGACGAGCAGAACGCCGTCCTGATGACTTATTACCGCAACAACGTCCTGCACATTTTCGCCCTGCCCTCGTTGCTGGCGAGTTTCTTCCAGAGCACCTCGCGCATGAGCCGCGAGCAGATCCTGCGCTATACCCGCGCGCTGTATCCGTACCTGCAATCGGAGCTGTTCATCCGTTGGAGCCTGGACGAACTCGACGCGGTGATCGATCAATGGCTGGAAGCGTTCGTCGAGCAGGGGCTGCTGCGTTTCGAGAAGGATGTTTATCTGCGTCCGGCACCGAGTTCGCGGCATTTCGTGCTGCTGACGCTGCTGTCGAAAAGCATCGCGCAGACCTTGCAGCGTTTCTACATGACCGTGTCCCTGCTGCTCAACAGCGGCCAGAACAGCATCAGCGCCGAAGAGCTGGAAGACTTGTGCACGGTCATGGCCCAGCGCCTGTCGATCCTCCACGGCTTGAACGCCCCGGAGTTTTTCGACAAGAGCCTGTTCCGCCATTTCATCCAGACCCTGCTCGACCTCGACGTACTGCGCCGCGACGAAGCCGGCAAGCTCAGCTACCACGAACTGCTTGGCGAGCTGGCCGAAGGCGCGGCCAAGCGCGTGTTGCCGGCGGAAATTCGCCTGTCGATCCGCCAGGTCGCGCTGCACCGCAGTGAAGATGCGGCGGAGCAGATTACCGCGTTGCCGGAAGCCTGA
- a CDS encoding cold-shock protein yields MATRETGNVKWFNDAKGYGFIQREDGVDVFVHYRAIRGEGHRSLTEGQQVEYAVITGEKGLQAEDVVGL; encoded by the coding sequence ATGGCAACACGTGAAACCGGCAACGTGAAGTGGTTCAACGACGCCAAAGGCTACGGCTTTATCCAGCGCGAAGACGGGGTGGACGTGTTCGTGCACTACCGCGCGATTCGCGGCGAAGGGCATCGCTCGCTGACCGAAGGTCAACAGGTCGAGTACGCGGTGATTACCGGCGAGAAGGGCTTGCAGGCCGAGGATGTTGTAGGCCTGTAA